In Limosilactobacillus sp. WILCCON 0051, a single window of DNA contains:
- a CDS encoding LysM domain-containing protein encodes MKISKKAVKISAAVAGAVALGTVGTAITANADTVYTVQSGDTLSGISAKLGHNLDFVDQLASKNNIANKNLIYVGQKLVIADDGEVSSATSEQAATLPSATAENTATAQDSTAQSADSAAQSTAADTSAEQAASDAAAAQAASDAAASQAAASQAAASQAAAQAQAAQQQSAQVQATTYSANTYSTNTTTTATTTSYTSTVSGDEAAAKAWIANKESGGSYTAQNGQYYGKYQLSSSYLNGDYSAENQEKVADSYVASRYGSWTAAQQFWQTHGWY; translated from the coding sequence ATGAAAATTTCAAAGAAAGCTGTTAAAATCTCTGCTGCCGTTGCTGGTGCCGTAGCTTTGGGCACGGTTGGCACGGCAATCACTGCCAATGCCGACACGGTTTACACGGTTCAGTCCGGCGACACGCTGTCTGGAATTTCCGCTAAGCTGGGTCACAACTTAGACTTTGTAGACCAATTGGCATCCAAGAATAACATCGCTAACAAGAACCTGATCTATGTTGGTCAAAAACTGGTTATCGCTGACGATGGCGAAGTATCCTCAGCAACTTCAGAACAAGCTGCTACGTTGCCAAGTGCTACGGCTGAAAACACGGCTACGGCACAAGACAGCACGGCGCAATCTGCTGACAGTGCCGCTCAGTCAACGGCTGCTGATACCAGTGCAGAACAAGCTGCCAGTGATGCTGCCGCTGCTCAGGCTGCCAGTGACGCTGCTGCTTCTCAAGCTGCCGCATCCCAAGCCGCTGCTTCTCAAGCTGCTGCCCAGGCCCAAGCTGCGCAACAACAAAGTGCGCAAGTTCAAGCAACTACTTACAGTGCCAACACTTACAGCACCAACACGACTACTACGGCTACGACCACGTCCTACACTTCGACGGTCAGTGGCGACGAAGCAGCTGCTAAGGCTTGGATTGCCAACAAAGAATCTGGCGGCAGCTACACCGCACAAAATGGTCAATACTACGGTAAGTACCAATTGAGTTCTTCTTACCTGAATGGCGACTACTCAGCTGAAAACCAGGAAAAGGTTGCTGACAGTTACGTTGCCAGTCGTTACGGCTCATGGACGGCTGCTCAACAATTCTGGCAGACTCATGGCTGGTACTAA
- the sufB gene encoding Fe-S cluster assembly protein SufB has protein sequence MSDQASQQAADKAAIHEFASQHYQFGFHDDVKPIFSTGVGLTEETVREISRRKHEPDWMLKIRLDAYHQYRQMKLPTFGPDLSQLNLDELRYFQRPTDHVARSWDDVPQAMKTTFEKMGVPEAERKYLAGATAQYESEVVYANLKRDLSRQGIIFMDTDTAVQKHPEIVKQYFATLVHPDDNIFTALNTAVWSGGTFIYVPKGVHADAPLQSFFRINAENTGQFERTLIVVEDGASVNYVEGCTAPVYSEDSLHAAVVEVFVHPNAFCRYTTIQNWSSNVYSLETKRAEAEAGATMEWVDGNLGSKVTMKYPSIYLRGREAKGTMLSIAFANGPIDQDTGARMIHQAPHTHSTIISKSLCRAGGICDYRGEVKMDENAHGSSSHVECDTIIMDDDSSSDTIPYNKVAVGDVTMEHEAKVSKVSEEELYYLMSRGLSEEEATKMIVMGFIEPFTKQLPMEYAVELNRLIDFQMEGSVG, from the coding sequence TCTTTTCAACTGGAGTCGGGCTGACGGAAGAAACGGTTCGTGAAATCTCACGCCGCAAGCATGAGCCGGACTGGATGCTGAAGATTCGTCTGGATGCCTACCATCAATATCGTCAAATGAAGCTGCCGACTTTTGGACCTGATCTGAGTCAGCTGAATCTGGATGAGCTGCGCTATTTCCAACGGCCAACCGATCACGTGGCGCGCAGCTGGGATGACGTGCCCCAAGCAATGAAAACGACTTTTGAAAAGATGGGCGTTCCCGAAGCCGAGCGTAAATATCTGGCGGGAGCAACGGCACAGTATGAATCAGAGGTCGTTTATGCCAATCTAAAGCGGGATCTTTCACGCCAAGGAATCATTTTCATGGATACGGATACGGCCGTTCAAAAACATCCCGAAATCGTCAAACAGTATTTCGCGACGCTGGTTCATCCCGATGACAATATTTTCACGGCACTGAATACAGCGGTCTGGTCGGGCGGCACGTTTATCTATGTACCAAAGGGCGTGCATGCTGACGCGCCGCTGCAGAGCTTTTTTAGAATCAATGCCGAAAATACGGGGCAGTTTGAGCGGACGCTGATCGTGGTTGAGGATGGCGCAAGCGTTAACTATGTCGAAGGCTGCACGGCACCGGTCTATTCTGAAGACAGTCTGCATGCGGCCGTGGTTGAGGTGTTTGTGCATCCCAATGCCTTTTGCCGCTATACGACGATTCAAAATTGGTCCAGCAACGTCTACAGCCTGGAAACCAAGCGTGCTGAAGCCGAAGCCGGGGCTACGATGGAATGGGTTGACGGTAATCTGGGCTCCAAGGTCACGATGAAGTACCCCAGCATCTATCTGCGGGGGCGTGAAGCTAAGGGAACCATGCTGTCGATTGCGTTTGCCAATGGTCCGATTGATCAGGATACCGGTGCCCGCATGATTCATCAGGCGCCGCACACGCATTCAACGATTATTTCCAAATCACTGTGTCGGGCAGGCGGCATCTGTGACTATCGCGGCGAGGTTAAGATGGATGAAAACGCGCACGGCTCAAGCTCGCATGTTGAATGTGACACGATTATCATGGACGACGATTCAAGTTCAGATACGATTCCATATAATAAAGTCGCGGTCGGGGACGTAACGATGGAGCATGAGGCCAAGGTATCTAAAGTTTCTGAAGAAGAACTCTACTATTTAATGTCGCGTGGGCTGAGCGAAGAAGAAGCAACCAAAATGATCGTCATGGGTTTTATTGAACCGTTCACCAAGCAGCTGCCAATGGAATACGCGGTGGAATTGAATCGTTTGATTGACTTTCAAATGGAAGGCTCGGTCGGTTAG